In a single window of the Rhizoctonia solani chromosome 16, complete sequence genome:
- a CDS encoding Retrovirus-related Pol polyprotein from transposon TNT 1-94: MVHSGKHRLRRSGDKSPTLASCDLGVPNATYLIKVKINQNWTPRPSQQHLANQILHSRNILFPKDHAAIKDVADNIDWGELVAPPAEGEMTQTDSAAEQPTKPTGTGGAHVPAMRTNPSAVTTQSIQAINALTPGSGDGIQTRSWNPNAPAISLARERGGVKISIDDTTPSELEDIFAGSSDTNSSKSNDHHTFSLLTNTSSVLSAPTIPTLADKFGCLQLSDYTPTKPDSPLATTGHLEQSWAALANPSNPNNHPTMEEALAGPQANEWLEAMRKEVSTLKRMGTYKHVEPPKDCKPIGNKWVLTLKRNANGEPECYKAQLVAQGFSQQPGIDFDKMFAPVVHLDLICSLASLANNNNWDICQLDVNAAYLHAEVDKELYMQQIPYFKDGTNCVLMLKHSIYGLKQARCMWNKLYNTKLQSIGYRPCLTYLCVYYRLEDYKGIAFKRNRKRGILCLNQTTYINNLVHFAGLKDAFPTNTPLSPSIQLTRFDGAKPKFNYGTYIDPENPKEATSLLSLEIGKSSNTDSAQHQSLNLFSPNLQHHKSISGHVFMLGGAAVSWSAKKQATVALSTMEAKYMALLHACTQALWMQQFFEELYLYTDSPTLILSDNLAALTLSIESQFHGQSKHINIQHHFMHNIIEKQKVTTLYVPSNKNPADAFTKALLAPQFRYLMRSIMGKPIKEPIKDKLIN; this comes from the exons ATGGTACATTCTGGAAAACACCGTTTGAGGCGTTCTGGGGACAAAAGCCCAACGTTAGCATCCTGCGACCTTGGGGTACCAAATGCTACGTACTTGATCAAGGTGAAAATCAATCAAAATTGGACTCCAAGACCTTCACAGCAACATTT AGCAAATCAGATATTGCACTCACGCAATATCTTGTTCCCAAAGGACCAtgcggcaatcaaagacgtTGCAGATAACATTGATTGGGGAGAATTGGTTGCTCCGCCcgctgagggggagatgactcAAACTGACAGCGCTGCGGAACAACCAACCAAACCTACTGGAACAGGGGGagcacatgta CCTGCTATGCGCACCAACCCTAGCGCTGTTACTACTCAGTCAATTCAAGCAATTAATGCACTCACCCCTGGTAGTGGAGATGGAATCCAAACCCGTAGTTGGAATCCTAACGCCCCTGCCATCTCTCTTGCAAGAGAAAGAGGCGGAGTCAAGATCTCCATTGATGACACCACCCCATCCG AACTTGAGGACATCTTTGCTGGTTCTAGTGACACCAACAGCTCCAAGAGCAATGATCACCACACATTCAGCCTACTCACCAACACCTCCTCCGTACTATCTGCACCTACCATCCC TACGCTGGCAGACAAATTTGGCTGCCTCCAGTTATCCGACTACACTCCAACCAAGCCAGATTCCCCCTTGGCAACAACTGGGCATCTGGAACAATCCTGGGCCGCGTTGGCCAATCCGTCCAACCCAAACAACCACCCCACCATGGAGGAGGCCCTTGCAGGACCACAGGCAAATGAATGGTTGGAGGCAATGCGGAAGGAGGTCAGCACACTCAAGAGGATGGGTACGTACAAACACGTTGAACCCCCTAAAGATTGTAAACCCATTGGAAACAAATGGGTACTGACACTCAAACGGAACGCCAATGGTGAACCAGAATGCTACAAGGCGCAATTAGTTGCACAAGGGTTCAGTCAACAACCCGGCATTGATTTTGACAAGATGTTTGCACCTGTTGTACATCTTGACTTGATTTGTTCCCTTGCCTCACTTGCTAACAACAACAACTGGGACATTTGTCAGCTTGACGTCAATGCCGCTTACCTACACGCTGAAGTTGACAAAGAACTATATATGCAACAAATCCCCTACTTCAAAGATGGTACAAATTGTGTCCTCATGCTTAAACATTCTATTTACGGTCTGAAACAAGCCAGATGTATGTGGAACAAGCTATACAATACCAAACTCCAATCAATTGGCTACCGCCCCTGTCTCACCTACTTGTGTGTCTACTACCGCCTTGAAGACTACAAGG GTATTGCATTCAAACGCAACCGCAAGCGCGGTATCTTATGCCTCAATCAAACCACTTACATCAACAACTTAGTTCACTTTGCAGGTCTTAAGGACGCTTTCCCCACCAATACACCCCTAAGTCCCAGCATTCAACTCACACGCTTTGATGGTGCTAAGCCAAAGTTTAATTATGGAACTTACATTG acccagagaaccctaaagaagctacttctttacttagcttggaaattgggaaatcttccaacacagactctgctcagcaccagagtctcaacctcttttcccccaatttacaacaccATAAGTCCATCTCTGGACATGTATTCATGCTTGGCGGCGCAGCCGTTTCTTGGTCAGCTAAGAAGCAAGCAACTGTTGCTTTGTCAACAATGGAAGCCAAATATATGGCATTATTGCACGCATGTACCCAGGCCTTATGGATGCAACAATTCTTTGAAGAACTGTACCTATACACTGATTCACCAACCCTTATTCTCTCAGATAATCTTGCTGCACTCACTCTATCCATTGAATCTCAATTTCATGGACAATCAAAACACATCAACATACAACACCATTTCATGCACAATATTATTGAGAAACAGAAGGTAACTACATTGTACGTACCGTCCAACAAGAACCCAGCAGACGCCTTCACTAAAGCACTCCTGGCACCACAATTCAGGTACCTCATGAGATCAATCATGGGCAAACCAATCAAAGAACCAATCAAAGACAAATTGATTAACTAA
- a CDS encoding U3 small nucleolar RNA-associated protein 6 translates to MTSMEATFYKPEQQLKSLVTSDGLTKVNNWQQQLVANSQSHSKIYMRRHLIKAPSVLMDHHQQPCLLCSLPVDHQLSSSELGAPTISSTGSNKTSLFGSPIAIGSPQLANDETSLTSEVELVYLPHEDPSLFDQPTAILEKPHICLAYLAAVASNLIDHVKQHSVEQTLNITLLGYKTLNCIPDHPKPVTTLNKVYQRLGLDAQAFIINNQCSKCYCVYTLDAIKNTCLPNCQEAGCTGVFWEYSNPTRSERHPKQVAAYTDIVGSLRRMFMRPDFVVSLRAGAQAHENHGDGSVLHDVCNGTAWGPHQFGLLQRVCRDGIVEDIPAPIPSHLALDSLLA, encoded by the exons ATGACATCAATGGAAGCAACGTTCTACAAGCCGGAACAGCAACTCAAAAGTCTTGTTACCAGTGATGGACTCACCAAGGTGAACAATTGGCAACAACAATTGGTTGCAAACTCTCAAAGTCACTCAAAGATATACATG AGACGCCACCTCATCAAGGCTCCTTCAGTCCTCATGGATCACCATCAACAACCCTGCCTCTTGTGCAGTCTGCCAGTTGACCACCAACTGTCCTCTTCAGAGCTTGGGGCACCAACTATCAGCTCAACTGGTTCCAACAAAACTTCTCTCTTTGGCTCTCCAATTGCTATTGGGAGTCCCCAACTAGCAAATGATGAGACGTCCCTTACCAGTGAGGTTGAACTTGTGTACCTTCCGCATGAAGACCCCTCCTTGTTTGATCAACCTACTGCTATCCTAGAGAAGCCTCACATTTGCTTGGCCTACCTAGCTGCCGTTGCCTCTAACCTGATTGACCATGTCAAGCAACATTCTGTGGAGCAAACTCTGAATATCACTTTACTTGGATACAAGACCTTGAACTGTATTCCGGACCATCCTAAGCCTGTAACAACACTCAATAAGGTCTATCAACGCTTGGGTCTTGATGCACAAGCTTTTATAATAAACAACCAATGTTCTAAGTGTTACTGTGTGTATACATTGGATGCAATTAAGAATACTTGTTTGCCAAACTGTCAAGAGGCTGGATGTACTGGCGTATTCTGGGAGTATAGCAATCCCACAAGATCAGAACGTCATCCTAAACAAGTTGCAGCTTACACGGATATTGTTGGATCACTACGGCGCATGTTTATGAGGCCTGACTTTGTTGTATCACTCCGAGCTGGTGCTCAGGCTCATGAAAACCATGGAGATGGGTCAGTTTTACATGATGTTTGCAATGGTACAGCCTGGGGTCCTCACCAATTTGGGCTATTGCAACGTGTCTGTAGAGATGGGATTGTGGAAGATATACCTGCTCCAATCCCATCCCACTTGGCTTTGGACTCTTTGCTAGCATGA
- a CDS encoding Retrotransposable element Tf2 protein, which produces MTDAKSATLKDWLRDKLKARKICPSKSSISSPVMFVPKKDGSRRLVVDYRRLNNRTKKNVYPLPRPDDLMAQLCGAKVFTKLDLHWGYNNVRVKEGNKWKTAFHTKYGLYESLVMTFGLTNAPAAFQHFMNKLFKDLLDVCVIIYLDDILIYSKDDVSHMQHIHEVLRRLMDNQLFCKASKCTFHVTLVEYLGIIVLDKGFSLDKLKIQAVQEWPTPTKVKEVQSFLGFANFLQQFVANFSHMARPLHNLVKKDTAWTWDTKEQEAFQGLKDTISNALVLCHANPEKPYFLETDASGAALGSILSQRQEDGCLHPLGFLLELFKGAEQNYDTHNKELLAIIRSLEYWRIFLEGTAHPITVFTDHWNLEYWKESRTFNQCHAQWHLLLAGYNFQIVYRPGKQSGKPDALSQQLDHADIPPEPQPMLPDPVFANVALVTPEKELQRQIESSLDQDKSLEEILQFLQNKSKAPPSIKRAFKDYKMEAGLLFYQGQIVVPDVGTLRTDLLRIFHNSPLAGHPGRQRTLELVSRNYYWPGICADTYWHVDSCETCQRIRKPKYASIPPQPLELPVRPWQHVSYNMIVDLPKDRNNNSILVIVDSFTKYGIFVKCSKKLKAPKLAELFLEHVWKRHGMPKKEISDRGRVFNNKFLRALYKRLGIDPHFSLAYHPQSDSQTEWVNPSIEHFLRAYSGINQKDWTRWLPMAEFAYNNAVHSSTGKTPFKALYGWEPTLTPSNVPTDVPEADYLAKSMEAQWREVEAALRQSKSQMVAGETGTPVEFEVGEEAWLDAKNVNPPVEFEVGEEAWLDAKNVNLKTLSPKLTEQQLGPLRLLRKSPTAPTAWNSPKQCESQCLLHGSLAEFAYNNAVHSSTGKTPFKALYGWEPTLTPSNVPTDVPEADDLANQWKPNGER; this is translated from the exons atgacagatgccaagtctgccacactcaaggactggctcagggacaagttGAAAGCCAGGAAGATCTGTCCTAGCAAgtcttccatcagttcccctgtaatgtttgttcccaagaaggatggctcccgccGTTTGGTTGTAgactaccgccgcctcaataaccggactaagaaaaacgtttacccgctaccccgtcctgatgacctcatggcccagctctgtggtgccaaggtcttcactaaATTAGATTTAcattggggttacaacaacgtccgggttaaggaaggcaacaaatggaaaactgccttccaCACTAAATACGGCCTGTATGAGTCCttggtcatgacatttggtttgacaaacgccccagctgcctttcaacacttcatgaacaaactgtttAAAGACTTACTAgacgtatgcgtcatcatttacctggatgacatcctgatctactcaaaggatgacgtaTCTCATATGCAACACATACATGAAGTTTTGCGGCGCCTGATGGACAACCAGTTATTCTGTAAAGCGTCaaaatgcaccttccacgtcacattGGTGGAGTACCTTGGCATAATTGTCTTGGATAAGGggttcagcctggataagctcaaaatccaggcagtccaagaatggcccacgcccaccaaggttaaggaagtacagtccttccttgggtttgccaacttcctacaacaatttgttgccaactttagccacatggccagaCCCCTGCACAACTTGGTTAAGAAGGATACGGCTTGGACATGGGATACcaaagaacaggaagcattccaaggactgAAAGACACCATCAGTAACGCACTGGTCCTCTGTCACGCCAACCCTGAGaaaccctacttcctggaaacagacgcatcaggcgCAGCCCTAGgctccatactcagtcaacgccAGGAGGACGGTTGTCTCCACCCACTAGGCTTTCTGTTGGAATTGTTTAAGGGCGCTgaacagaactatgacacgcacaacaaggaactacttgcaatcatccgttccttggagtactggcgtatcttcctggaaggcacgGCCCACCCAATCAcagtcttcacggatcattggaatttggaatattggaaagaatcccgCACATTCAACCAgtgccatgcacaatggcacttactccttgccgggtataacttccaaattgtatacCGGCCtggaaaacaatcagggaagccagatgccTTGTCACAACAATTGGACCATGCGGATATCCCACCAGAACCCCAGCCCATGTTGCCAGATCcggtatttgccaacgttgcctTAGTTACACCAGAGAAGgagctacaacgccagattgagtcatccctggaccaagacaagtccctggaggaaatcctccaattcctacagaacaagtccaaagcacccccctccatcaaacgtgcGTTCAAAGACTACAAGATGGAGGCTGGACTACttttctaccaaggacagaTTGTAGTTCCTGACGTTGGAACACTAAGGACAGACCTACTCCGtatcttccacaacagccccttggcaggacatccaggaagaCAGCGCACTCTagagttggtatcaaggaattactactggcccggcaTTTGTGCTGACAcatattggcatgtggactcctgtgaaacatgtcaacggatcaggaagcccaagtacgcgtctatcccacctcagcctcTTGAACTCCCTgttagaccctggcaacacgtgtcatacaacatgatagtagatctGCCAAAAGACAGGAACAACAATTCCATCTTGGTCATAGTGGATAGCTTCACAAAGTATGGgatttttgtcaaatgttccaagaagctcaaagcacCCAAGCTAGCGGAGCTGTTCCTAGAGCATGTATGGAAACGGCATGGTATGCCCAAAAAAGAAATCTCAGACAGAGGAAGGgttttcaataacaaattcctgagggcgctgtacaaacgcctaggAATAGATCCCCATTTCTCCTTGGCATACCATCCCCAGAGCGACAGCCAAACGGAATGGGTAAACCCCTCTATAGAACATTTCCTTAGGGCATACTCAGGGATCAATCAGAAAGACTGGACcagatggctcccaatggcggagtttgcctacaacaacgcggtACACAGTAGCACAGGGAAAACCCCCTTCAAAGCCCtgtatggatgggagccCACCTTAACCCCGTCCAATGTCCCAACAGatgtaccagaagctgaTTACCTTGCCAAATCAATGGAAGCCCAATGGAGAGAGGTAGAAGCCGCTCTACGCCAATCCAAGTCACAAATGGTTGCAGGAGAAACAGGAACCCCAGTGGAATTTGaagttggagaagaagcatggctggacgccaagaacgtTAACCCCCCAGTGGAATTTGaagttggagaagaagcatggctggacgccaagaacgtTAACCTCAAAACTCTAAGTCCCAAGTTAACGGAGCAACAACTGGGACCCTTAAggttattgagaaaatctccaactgcgcctaccgcctggaactccccaAAACAATGCGAGTCACAATGTCTTTTAC ATGGCTCCctggcggagtttgcctacaacaacgcggtACACAGTAGCACAGGGAAAACCCCCTTCAAAGCCCtgtatggatgggagccCACCTTAACCCCGTCCAATGTCCCAACAGatgtaccagaagctgaTGACCTTGCCAATCAATGGAAGCCCAATGGAGAGAGGTAG
- a CDS encoding Retrotransposable element Tf2 protein: MLNGSSPQAGKIWKKASLTFSLDGKQMTKAFLICNTGSHAAILGLKWLDAHNPEIDWNMQTLTFPHTAPEHVAIAKEEEADKNPLEGVPSEYHQYAKVFGEEEFNKLPPTGTTTLG; encoded by the coding sequence atgctcaatgggtcaagcccccaggctggcaagatctggaagaaggcctccctaaccttctcccttgatggcaaacaaatgaccaaggccttcctaatctgtaacacagggtctcacgctgccatcttgggattgaaatggttagacgcacacaacccagaaattgattggaatatgcAAACCCTCACCTTTCCCCACACCGCACCAGaacatgtagccattgccaaggaggaagaagcagacaagaacccccttgaaggagtaccctctgaataccaccaatatgccaaggtgtttggagaagaagaattcaataagcttccacCCACAGgcactacaacattgggatag
- a CDS encoding Retrotransposon-derived protein PEG10 translates to MPSVRREPATRNRVISLASLLPPPTGGASTSQQATKTGPLSSNPNYVLEEECNRRRAEGLCVKCSKSGHKFAKCRTGWKATPKEDKGKAKETAKTGKDSEYQLGNE, encoded by the coding sequence AtgccctccgtgaggagagagccagccacccgcaacagggtaataagtctggcaaGTCTTCTACCACCCCCGACcgggggggcaagtaccagccagcaggccaccaaaaccggtcccctctcctccaatcccaactacgtcttggaggaagaatgcaaccgccgccgcgcagaaggtctctgtgtcaaatgcaGCAAATCAGGGCATAAATTTGCCAAATGCAGGACTggatggaaggctaccccaaaagaggataaggggaaggccaaggaaaccgccaaaactGGCAAggactctgagtaccaattgggaaatgAGTAA
- a CDS encoding Retrotransposon-derived protein PEG10 codes for MATRSWPPSQTCSPVDQGQLKPLFPPASPELGKVSLKRVIRLLWGLQAQVDRIEWTLLEQAKVSQEVWTNVENISQTVDTVKDGLAQLHHSRGPHTPEEQKPPAVKETPRAAPKAKPIVKAQPFFGAPAPIISTGAPRRNPLSLFNPYPCSSFPLGLAPAAPQGPPPATIVPPAQPPVPSTVKVDHPNAFKGKIGLEAKQWLTRMLAWVRLNQRQFPLDMEVLSFLLMNMTEATGAWAHPYLDQLGSHCAIIQSVDDFKIKFLAAFRDPDATRAAERKITSLTQTGTCAKYIIKFHTLQMELNWNNAALRGQFARGLTGRSANKVPQGRGNPAP; via the coding sequence atggcaacccgttcctgGCCACCCTCTCAAACCTGCTCCCCTGTTGATCAGGGACAGTTGAAACCCCTCtttccgccagcctcccctgagcttggcaaagtatCTCTCAagcgggtcatccgcctcCTCTGGGGACTCCAAGCCCAGGTTGACCGCATTGAGTggaccctcttggaacaagCCAAAGTTAGCCAAGAGGTTTGGACCAATGTTGAGAATATCTCACAAACGGttgatactgtcaaggatgggcttgcccaactCCATCACTCCCGGGGCCCTCataccccagaagaacaaaaaccccctgcggtcaaggaaactcccagggccgcgcccaaagccaagcctattgtcaaggctcaaccattctttggggccccagcccccatcatctcTACAGGGGCCCCTAGGCGCAACCCCCTTTCCCTCTTCAACCCTTACCCCTGCTCTTCCTTCCCTTTGGGACTGGCTCCAGCAGccccccaaggacctccaccagcaacTATTGTCCCCCCCGCACAGCCTCCAGtcccctccactgtaaagGTGGACCATCCCAacgccttcaaaggcaaaattggcttggaggccaagcaatggctgacacgtatgttggcctgggtacGCCTAAACCAAAGGCAATTCCCATTGGACATGGAGGTCCTAAGCTTTCTGTTAATGAACATGACAGAAGCCACCGGGGCATGGGCCCACCCATATCTGGACCAATTAGGGTCCCACTGCGCAATCATCCAGTCCGTGGATGACTTCAAAATCAAATTCCTGGCTGCCTTCAGAGACCCAGACGCAACTAGAGCAGCAGAGCGGAAGATTACTTCCCTCACACAAACTGGCACTTGTGCCAAATATATTATTAAGTTCCACACGCTGCAGATGGAACTCAACTGGAACAATGCCGCTCTCCGCGGACAGTTTGCACGGGGACTCACTGGGAGGTCCGCAAACAAAGTGCCACAAGGGAGAGGCAACCCCGCACCCTGA